One window from the genome of Lachancea thermotolerans CBS 6340 chromosome B complete sequence encodes:
- the HAS1 gene encoding ATP-dependent RNA helicase HAS1 (highly similar to uniprot|Q03532 Saccharomyces cerevisiae YMR290C HAS1 ATP-dependent RNA helicase localizes to both the nuclear periphery and nucleolus highly enriched in nuclear pore complex fractions), which yields MGEVEEKAHSKKRSADAVEASENDGYKEKFAELNLSPPTMKAIDKMGFTTMTQVQSRTIPPLLAGRDVLGAAKTGSGKTLAFLLPAIEMLHSLKFKPRNGTGVIVITPTRELALQIFGVAKTLMEFHSQTFGIVIGGANRRQEADKLAKGVNLLIATPGRLLDHLQNTKDFVFKNLKALVIDEADRILEIGFEDEMRQIVKILPSEERQTMLFSATQTTKVEDLARISLRPGPLFINVDSEKQTSTADGLEQGYVVCDSDKRFLLLFSFLKRNQKKKIIVFLSSCNSVRYYAELLNYIDLPVLELHGKQKQQKRTNTFFEFCNAERGTLVCTDVAARGLDIPAVDWIIQFDPPDDPRDYIHRVGRTARGSKGKGKSLMFLTPNELGFLRYLKAAKVPLNEYEFPSNKIANVQSQLEKLIKSNYHLHQIAKDGYRSYLQAYSSHSLKTVYQIDKLDLAKVAKSYGFPIPPKVNITIGASGKTPPSKKRKPSRN from the coding sequence ATGGGAGAagtggaagaaaaggcgcactccaagaagagatcCGCGGACGCCGTCGAGGCGTCTGAGAACGACGGCTACAAGGAGAAGTTTGCAGAACTCAACCTGTCACCTCCAACGATGAAGGCCATCGACAAGATGGGCTTCACCACGATGACACAGGTGCAGTCCCGTACCATCCCACCACTGCTTGCTGGTCGGGACGTGCTGGGTGCCGCCAAGACCGGGTCAGGCAAGACGCTGGCTTTCTTGTTACCCGCGATCGAAATGCTGCACTCGCTGAAATTCAAGCCCAGAAACGGGACAGGCGTCATTGTAATCACGCCAACGCGTGAGCTGGCGCTCCAGATCTTCGGCGTCGCCAAGACCCTGATGGAGTTCCACTCGCAGACGTTTGGCATCGTGATCGGTGGTGCCAACCGCCGCCAAGAGGCCGACAAGCTTGCGAAGGGCGTTAACCTGCTCATCGCGACGCCCGGTCGTCTGTTGGACCACTTGCAAAACACCAAGgactttgttttcaagaacctgAAGGCGCTGGTGATCGACGAGGCGGACCGTATCCTGGAAATCGGTTTCGAGGACGAGATGCGCCAAATTGTCAAAATCTTGCCTAGCGAGGAGCGTCAGACCATGCTGTTTTCCGCAACACAGACCACCAAGGTTGAGGACCTTGCGCGTATCTCTTTAAGACCAGGACCTCTGTTCATCAATGTCGACTCGGAAAAGCAGACCTCCACGGCAGACGGTCTCGAGCAAGGATACGTTGTCTGTGACAGCGACAAGCGTTTTCTGCTGCTATTCTCTTTCCTGAAGCGCaatcagaagaagaagatcattgTGTTTCTGTCATCATGTAACTCGGTCCGGTACTACGCAGAACTGCTCAATTACATCGACCTGCCTGTGCTCGAGCTCCACGGCaagcaaaagcagcagaaaagaaCTAACACgttctttgagttttgcaACGCTGAAAGAGGAACTTTGGTTTGTACCGATGTTGCTGCTAGAGGCCTGGATATCCCAGCTGTGGACTGGATTATCCAATTTGACCCTCCAGATGACCCAAGAGACTACATTCACAGAGTGGGTAGAACCGCCAGAGGCTCCAAAGGTAAGGGAAAATCtctgatgtttttgactcCCAACGAGCTCGGGTTTTTAAGATACCTGAAGGCCGCCAAGGTGCCGCTCAACGAATACGAATTCCCCTCTAACAAAATTGCGAATGTGCAGTCTCAACTTGAGAAGTTGATAAAGTCCAACTATCATCTCCATCAAATAGCTAAGGATGGTTATAGATCATACCTACAGGCATACTCATCTCactctttgaaaactgtGTATCAGATCGACAAATTGGATCTCGCGAAGGTGGCCAAATCCTACGGCTTCCCCATTCCACCAAAAGTGAACATCACTATCGGggcttcaggaaaaacaCCAccaagcaagaagaggaagccTTCCAGAAACTAA
- a CDS encoding uncharacterized protein (similar to uniprot|P53326 YGR266W Saccharomyces cerevisiae probably contains a single transmembrane span) has translation MQEFYDPWDTQALYQDKVQGCDTCTDKCAVPERGIVCGPILRLVGVDYERNLYRGSLLLVCRDIAAPQVSFVAGPSDSGIGAGAAGSSASASASQSHSYFPRVLFFEEQGLQFYRYTIEFEMQDYEQLIKYAIDTEIKPHYRFFVPAKTANFNTISYSCNGFSLSVDTTKFKGSMWFDILNKHAKTHYHVMLGGGDQIYSDGVKIFCDKFNDWLTEKNPSVKARAKLTPELRADLDKFYLKEYIEWYGYGYWKGSTPKSKTTQACFPIAMASIPSINIWDDHDIIDGFGSYSHSFMKNEVFSGVGKAAYKYYMLFQHHVSIHEREAYLENPSWLLGHKESDYIGERSHSVFTRIGPTWGMLGLDCRTERKIKQIVSWDTYALVFKRLEEEVAKGKMDHLMVMLGVPIAYPRLVWLEWLFSSKFLAPLKYLSKKGLIARSLVNEFNGDVELLDDLNDHWCARHHKKERNFLVSKLQDFGAKHGVRITILSGDVHLTTIGRFRSKLHSHHITSSKDSEVERVLDEPENDVRLMFNVISSAVVNTPPPTAMSGLLQKRSGIHHFDRETDEDVVPLFKKDVDGTNRKFFSFMNRRNWSDLLPVQNVLQNEYLRNLYQVSEGDKCVPGIISDSGLEKRTSDNSPEEKQDVLYPVTSQGFIATIHAEKDALSVESKSVGYAVVVPELKRANISLSHKGIKHLDATNPSEA, from the coding sequence ATGCAGGAATTTTACGACCCGTGGGACACGCAAGCGCTGTACCAAGATAAAGTGCAGGGCTGCGATACCTGCACCGATAAGTGCGCTGTCCCGGAGCGTGGGATAGTGTGTGGGCCTATCCTGCGTCTGGTGGGTGTTGACTACGAGCGTAACCTCTACCGGGGCAGTCTCCTCTTGGTCTGCAGAGACATCGCAGCACCTCAAGTTAGCTTCGTCGCCGGCCCCAGCGACAGCGGAATCGGCGCTGGGGCGGCGGGCTCTAGCGCAAGTGCTTCGGCATCCCAAAGTCACAGCTACTTCCCTCGCGTTTTGTTCTTCGAGGAGCAGGGCCTGCAGTTCTACAGATACACTATCGAATTCGAAATGCAGGATTACGAGCAGTTGATCAAATACGCCATTGACACCGAGATCAAGCCGCACTACCGTTTCTTCGTACCTGCCAAAACGGCCAACTTCAATACCATTTCCTACAGCTGTAACGGTTTTTCCCTTTCTGTGGATACCACTAAGTTCAAAGGCTCCATGTGGTTTGATATTCTCAACAAACATGCCAAAACCCACTACCATGTGATGCTGGGAGGCGGGGACCAGATATACTCAGACGGTGTCAAGATCTTCTGCGACAAGTTTAATGACTGGTTGACAGAAAAGAACCCTTCTGTCAAGGCTAGAGCCAAACTGACTCCCGAACTTCGCGCAGACCTCGATAAGTTCTACCTAAAGGAGTACATCGAGTGGTACGGCTACGGGTACTGGAAGGGTAGCACCCCAAAATCGAAGACCACACAAGCGTGTTTCCCAATCGCCATGGCCTCTATCCCCTCTATCAACATATGGGACGACCACGACATCATCGATGGGTTTGGCTCATACTCCCACAGCTTCATGAAAAATGAAGTTTTCAGCGGTGTTGGCAAAGCAGCGTACAAGTATTACATGCTCTTCCAACATCATGTTTCCATTCACGAACGCGAGGCGTATTTAGAAAACCCTTCGTGGCTTCTTGGCCACAAGGAGAGCGACTATATCGGCGAAAGGTCGCATTCTGTTTTCACCAGAATTGGGCCCACTTGGGGTATGCTCGGTCTTGATTGCAGAACTGAGAGAAAAATCAAGCAAATTGTGAGCTGGGACACTTACGCACTTGTCTTCAAGCGTTTAGAGGAGGAGGTAGCTAAAGGCAAAATGGACCATTTGATGGTGATGCTCGGTGTTCCTATTGCTTACCCAAGACTGGTATGGTTGGAGTGgcttttttcttccaagttcCTTGCTCCACTGAAGTACCTTTCCAAGAAGGGATTGATAGCAAGAAGCCTTGTCAATGAGTTCAACGGGGATGTCGAGCTTCTGGACGACTTGAACGACCATTGGTGTGCTCGTCACCACAAAAAGGAGAGAAACTTCCTGGTCTCCAAGCTCCAAGACTTCGGCGCCAAGCACGGGGTCCGCATCACTATTCTCTCGGGCGATGTCCACTTGACTACCATTGGCCGCTTCCGCTCCAAGCTACACTCGCACCACATCACCAGTTCGAAGGATAGCGAAGTCGAGCGCGTGCTGGACGAGCCAGAAAACGACGTGAGGCTTATGTTCAACGTTATCTCGAGTGCCGTAGTGAACACTCCTCCCCCCACCGCAATGAGCGGTCTGCTGCAGAAGCGCTCCGGAATCCATCACTTTGACAGAGAAACAGACGAGGACGTCGTTCccttgttcaagaaggatGTCGACGGAACTAACCGGAAgttcttttccttcatgAACCGCAGAAACTGGTCTGACCTCCTGCCGGTGCAAAACGTTCTGCAAAACGAGTACCTGCGCAACTTGTACCAAGTTTCGGAGGGGGATAAATGCGTTCCTGGAATTATATCCGATAGcggccttgaaaagcgaACCAGTGACAACTCCCCAGAGGAGAAACAAGACGTGTTATATCCTGTCACATCGCAAGGTTTTATTGCCACGATCCACGCAGAGAAGGATGCTTTGAGTGTCGAGTCTAAGTCGGTAGGCTACGCTGTTGTGGTGCCTGAATTGAAAAGAGCCAACATTTCTTTGTCGCATAAGGGAATCAAACATTTGGATGCTACAAATCCCTCGGAAGCCTAA
- the TDA1 gene encoding protein kinase TDA1 (similar to uniprot|Q03533 Saccharomyces cerevisiae YMR291W Hypothetical ORF): MSTASVADASWPQGSVSPNAGDVSRCKYVIKDSQLGDGYFSVVKECMNVYTRDRFAMKLVSKKTVEGKLWLIQREVKLLKAVSAKIRELEQSEAACKDTFEGHHHVLQLFDYFETNQNIVLVTQLCSHGDLYEKIIEAGSLDVTRQVKSYTACLLSAINFLHENGVVHRDLKAENVLFRCRVTELSEYSRRGSHYDHHAHDLILADFGLATNLNGNEDELRECVGTISYIAPEVVRCYGISRLAPSEAKAIPAYGAAIDIWALGVLAYFMMTGYMPFDCETDAETKKCISEGDYYVDEELKSDKSLDSKHFWNFVHLCFTINASDRPTSQDLKKHPFVQQFFSTDNQAEPFGDRIALVKSTSSSSLHNLGTPSRSSSSSSLAALGRSESGSNLISIDSRDLKLDRVRETLKKTLSMTSIAPARNNFVDPATQNKKNSTFKLEPMPPSNSLMNGCFSLTPESKSNFTTSPSVSRTHSSTEMGRIMSTGESNGTSLTRQSSGLGNEVTEDECSKAAGTTQRSSRKSGAQFDF; encoded by the coding sequence ATGTCGACCGCATCAGTTGCAGACGCTTCGTGGCCTCAAGGGAGCGTGAGTCCTAACGCAGGGGACGTGTCACGCTGTAAGTATGTAATCAAGGACTCACAACTTGGAGATGGTTACTTCAGCGTGGTGAAGGAGTGTATGAATGTCTACACCCGTGACAGGTTTGCAATGAAACTTGTAAGCAAGAAAACCGTAGAAGGAAAGCTGTGGCTGATTCAGCGCGAAGtgaagcttctcaaggCGGTGAGCGCCAAGATACGCGAGTTAGAGCAATCAGAGGCTGCGTGTAAGGACACTTTCGAAGGGCACCACCATGtcctgcagctttttgactACTTTGAGACCAACCAGAACATTGTGCTTGTGACACAGTTGTGCTCACATGGTGATCTGTACGAGAAAATCATTGAGGCAGGGTCCTTAGATGTTACGAGGCAGGTTAAATCCTACACCGCTTGCCTTTTGAGTGCAATCAATTTCCTGCACGAGAATGGAGTTGTGCATCGAGACCTGAAAGCAGAGAATGTACTATTCAGGTGCAGGGTCACCGAGTTAAGCGAGTATAGCCGCCGCGGGTCTCACTATGACCACCACGCCCACGATCTCATTCTTGCAGACTTTGGGCTGGCTACGAATCTCAATGGCAATGAAGACGAGCTGCGTGAATGCGTCGGAACAATTTCTTATATAGCCCCGGAAGTCGTGCGCTGCTACGGCATCTCGCGACTCGCACCCTctgaagcaaaagcaaTCCCCGCCTACGGGGCGGCCATTGACATTTGGGCACTCGGAGTTCTCGCTTATTTTATGATGACTGGCTATATGCCCTTTGACTGTGAAACCGAcgcagaaacaaagaagTGCATCTCCGAAGGCGACTATTACGTGGACGAGGAGCTGAAAAGTGACAAGAGCTTGGACAGCAAGCATTTCTGGAATTTTGTGCATTTGTGCTTCACAATTAATGCTTCTGATAGACCGACATCCCAAGACCTGAAAAAGCATCCCTTTGTTCAACAGTTTTTTTCCACGGATAACCAGGCAGAGCCCTTTGGTGACAGGATAGCGCTAGTAAAGAGCACGTCGTCTTCTTCCCTTCATAATTTGGGAACGCCTTCGAGatcttccagctcctcgTCACTTGCGGCTTTGGGAAGATCTGAGTCCGGTTCCAATCTCATCAGCATTGATTCCCGCGACCTTAAATTGGATAGAGTCCGCGAAACACTTAAAAAGACCCTATCGATGACCTCCATTGCACCTGCGAGGAATAACTTTGTTGATCCTGCAACtcaaaacaagaaaaactctACTTTTAAACTCGAACCCATGCCTCCTTCAAACTCACTAATGAACGGCTGTTTTTCATTGACTCCTGAAAGCAAGTCTAATTTTACAACGTCACCAAGTGTTTCGAGAACTCATTCATCCACGGAAATGGGCCGTATCATGTCCACAGGAGAGTCCAATGGAACTTCTTTGACAAGACAGAGCTCAGGTCTCGGAAATGAGGTGACTGAAGATGAGTGCTCAAAGGCTGCGGGAACGACTCAGCGTAGCTCACGCAAATCAGGCGCACAGTTTGATTTTTAG
- the FOL2 gene encoding GTP cyclohydrolase I (highly similar to uniprot|P51601 YGR267C Saccharomyces cerevisiae FOL2 GTP-cyclohydrolase I): MENKHLAGLIERQDTPLRTRPASPYTLNPPVEADGLSWPSLGSRVRSEESPEETQQRTDRIAEAVKVILSELGEDVSREGLLETPQRYAKAMMYFTKGYQHNIINDVIKNAVFEEDHDEMVIVRDIEIYSLCEHHLVPFFGKVHIGYIPNKKVLGLSKLARLAEMYARRLQVQERLTKQIAMALSEILKPRGVAVVIEAAHMCMVSRGVQKTGSSTMTSCMLGCFREAHKTREEFLNLLNRRSI, from the coding sequence ATGGAAAACAAGCATCTTGCCGGGCTCATAGAGAGACAAGACACACCTTTGAGAACGAGGCCTGCCTCGCCCTACACTCTGAATCCACCAGTGGAAGCAGATGGGTTGTCATGGCCATCTCTCGGCTCCAGAGTCCGCTCGGAAGAGTCGCCGGAAGAAACTCAGCAAAGAACTGACCGCATCGCGGAAGCAGTCAAGGTCATTCTGTCAGAATTGGGTGAAGACGTGTCCAGAGAAGGGTTGTTGGAGACGCCTCAGCGGTACGCCAAGGCAATGATGTACTTCACCAAGGGTTACCAGCACAATATTATCAACGACGTGATCAAAAACGCTGTTTTCGAGGAGGATCACGATGAAATGGTGATTGTGCGCGATATAGAGATATATTCTCTGTGTGAGCATCATTTGGTGCCTTTCTTTGGCAAGGTTCACATCGGCTACATTCCCAACAAGAAGGTACTGGGTTTAAGTAAGCTGGCGCGCCTTGCTGAGATGTACGCGCGCAGACTGCAAGTGCAAGAGCGGCTGACGAAGCAAATCGCAATGGCATTAAGCGAAATATTGAAGCCAAGAGGTGTGGCAGTGGTTATTGAAGCTGCTCACATGTGCATGGTGTCTAGGGGCGTTCAAAAGACAGGGTCTTCAACCATGACGTCGTGTATGCTGGGCTGTTTTAGGGAAGCCCACAAGACCAGGGAAGAATTCCTCAATCTGCTGAATAGGAGAAGCATATAG
- the HUA1 gene encoding Hua1p (weakly similar to uniprot|P40325 YGR268C Saccharomyces cerevisiae HUA1 uncharacterized ORF), translated as MVHNEDPPPPSYDEAIKESALPFGPEERPPAMPARPSTYTHRPPARPPRPVSSAGPSGPSAYGASSPGPSAASSSSFQSYGGSSYTAPAASQSTRPSLPWTYPRGYYCTKCGNTGYKIKNGHSCKRCWRKFAHSSPSQNVQVTYGGYAPSYALYGGAPTFGTVPMAMGVSPASPAPASGGAPLVLRPGDPRIGGVTCGECRGSGRVRFLLDKEICPLCHGVGRVL; from the coding sequence ATGGTGCATAACGAGGACCCTCCTCCACCTTCTTATGATGAAGCAATAAAAGAGAGCGCGCTGCCGTTCGGACCTGAAGAACGGCCGCCCGCGATGCCGGCTCGGCCGTCCACATATACGCATCGGCCTCCTGCGCGGCCCCCCAGGCCGGTGAGTAGCGCTGGCCCTTCGGGCCCAAGCGCCTACGGTGCTTCATCTCCCGGGCCCTCCGCTGCGAGCTCCTCATCGTTCCAGTCTTATGGAGGCTCGTCCTACACCGCACCTGCGGCCTCGCAGAGCACAAGGCCTTCGCTTCCCTGGACCTACCCACGAGGGTACTACTGCACAAAGTGCGGAAACACGGGCTACAAGATCAAGAACGGACACTCTTGCAAGCGGTGCTGGAGAAAGTTTGCGCATTCCTCGCCAAGCCAAAACGTCCAAGTCACGTACGGTGGATACGCTCCCAGCTATGCTCTCTACGGGGGCGCGCCTACCTTTGGTACCGTCCCAATGGCTATGGGTGTGTCGCCGGCTAGCCCTGCTCCAGCCTCGGGCGGGGCGCCCTTGGTCCTAAGACCCGGGGACCCGAGAATTGGAGGTGTAACATGCGGCGAATGTCGCGGGAGCGGCAGAGTACGTTTTCTGCTAGACAAAGAGATATGTCCTCTGTGCCATGGTGTCGGAAGAGTACTTTAA
- the GOT1 gene encoding Got1p (similar to uniprot|Q03554 YMR292w Saccharomyces cerevisiae GOT1 evolutionarily conserved non-essential protein present in early Golgi cisternae that may be involved in ER-Golgi transport at a step after vesicle tethering to Golgi membranes) produces the protein MWLTESQKFGVAFTFGGCLFFLFGVLTFFDRALLALGNILFLVGVLLIIGPQKTYTFFTRPSKRRGSFFFCLGILMILLKWTFMGFIVESLGIVGLFGDFFAVIVQFLRSLPLIGPVLSHPAVAPYVDKIAGVRVLPV, from the exons ATGTGGCTAACTGAGTCTCAAA AATTCGGCGTCGCGTTCACTTTTGGTGGAtgcctcttctttttgttcgGCGTGCTAACGTTTTTTGACCGCGCGCTACTGGCTCTCGGTAACATTCTATTCCTGGTGGGCGTGCTGCTAATCATAGGCCCTCAGAAGACATACACGTTCTTCACCAGGCCGAGCAAGAGACGtggctccttcttcttttgtttggGCATACTGATGATCCTGCTGAAATGGACATTTATGGGATTCATAGTAGAGTCTCTCGGGATCGTCGGCCTCTTCGGTGACTTCTTCGCGGTCATCGTCCAGTTCTTGCGGTCCCTACCTCTGATAGGGCCCGTCCTTTCACACCCTGCAGTAGCACCCTACGTCGACAAGATCGCGGGCGTGAGAGTACTCCCCGTGTGA